One genomic region from Bufo bufo chromosome 3, aBufBuf1.1, whole genome shotgun sequence encodes:
- the KCTD14 gene encoding BTB/POZ domain-containing protein KCTD14, translated as MSVIEHRGTGKQVTSPLQSMSPVVQLNIGGDIYTTTIGTLKKYQGSRLFEMFSGQPKLRTDSEGRYFIDREGKYFRYILEYLRSGQVPTQYIQEVYKEALFYEIESLVKKLEENPEIFGEQVGRKQFLARVPNYSENIEVMIRIARAEVVASRYSNVIVCIVRTEDDASKCHDALNTLDMDKESVVKFGPWKASPGISDLLDCIKVDIEDKGYKVSYSPHVTDKVFRFKSYDFFYKFIFAWW; from the exons ATGAGCGTCATCGAGCACAGGGGCACGGGCAAGCAGGTCACCAGCCCCCTGCAGAGC ATGTCTCCCGTGGTGCAGTTGAATATCGGTGGTGATATCTATACGACGACTATTGGGACACTGAAGAAGTATCAAGGGTCCAGGCTTTTTGAGATGTTCAGTGGGCAGCCCAAGCTCCGCACGGACTCAGAGGGGAGGTACTTTATTGACAGGGAGGGGAAATATTTCCGCTACATCCTGGAGTACCTCCGTTCCGGCCAAGTGCCCACTCAGTACATCCAGGAAGTCTACAAGGAGGCCTTGTTCTATGAAATTGAGTCATTGGTGAAGAAGTTGGAAGAGAATCCAGAAATCTTTGGGGAACAGGTCGGCAGAAAGCAATTCCTCGCACGTGTTCCCAACTACAGCGAGAATATCGAGGTGATGATCCGAATCGCCAGGGCGGAGGTGGTGGCCTCTCGCTACTCCAATGTCATTGTTTGCATTGTGAGGACCGAGGACGACGCCTCCAAGTGTCACGACGCCCTGAACACTCTCGACATGGACAAGGAGTCTGTGGTCAAGTTTGGACCGTGGAAGGCATCTCCGGGAATCTCAGACCTGCTTGATTGTATCAAGGTGGACATTGAGGACAAAGGCTACAAAGTATCGTACTCGCCTCACGTGACCGATAAAGTGTTCAGATTCAAATCCTATGACTTTTTCTACAAGTTTATATTcgcatggtggtaa